The Sphingomonas sp. So64.6b genome includes a region encoding these proteins:
- a CDS encoding RNA polymerase sigma factor → MTGSTGAGETHQAIEAVFRIERARLIAGLARFSGNMDLAEEMAQDALVIALSEWPRTGVPARPGAWLTTAAKRRAIDMIRRDKMRERKHEEIARELDGRELDGPELDGEVGVPDVAGPDEDSGDELLGLIFAACHPILSADARAALTLRVVGGLTTDEIARAFLSSEVTIAQRIVRAKKTIAKAGVSFEVPRGPERAARLSSVLEVIYLIFNEGYAATTGDDLVRPSLCREAQRLGRMLAALSPEDQEVFGLLALMEIQASRLAARIGPDGGFVPLTEQNRTRWDQLLIRRGLDALARAEALGGDAPYALQAALAACHARARKAADTDWPRIAALYDRLRAVMPSPVVDLNRAIAHSMAFGPEAGLKLIDEIADADALRNYAPLPAARGDFLFRAGRPAEARPEFEAAARLTRNSREAAFLLARADACN, encoded by the coding sequence GTGACGGGCAGCACGGGGGCAGGCGAGACGCATCAGGCGATCGAAGCGGTTTTTCGGATCGAACGCGCCAGGCTCATCGCGGGCCTGGCGCGCTTCTCGGGCAATATGGATCTGGCCGAGGAGATGGCCCAGGACGCCCTGGTCATCGCCCTGTCCGAATGGCCCAGGACCGGGGTTCCGGCCAGACCCGGCGCCTGGCTGACGACCGCCGCCAAACGCCGCGCCATCGATATGATCCGTCGCGACAAGATGCGCGAACGCAAGCATGAGGAAATCGCGCGGGAATTGGATGGGCGGGAATTGGACGGCCCGGAATTGGACGGCGAAGTCGGCGTTCCGGATGTTGCGGGTCCGGACGAGGATTCTGGCGACGAGCTGCTGGGCCTTATCTTCGCGGCCTGTCATCCGATATTGTCAGCCGACGCGCGCGCCGCGCTTACGCTGCGGGTGGTCGGCGGCCTGACGACGGACGAGATCGCGCGCGCTTTCCTGTCGAGCGAGGTGACGATCGCCCAGCGCATCGTCCGCGCGAAGAAGACCATCGCCAAGGCCGGCGTGAGCTTCGAGGTGCCGCGCGGCCCCGAGCGTGCGGCGCGGCTCTCCTCGGTTCTGGAGGTCATCTACCTGATCTTCAATGAAGGCTATGCCGCGACGACGGGCGACGATCTGGTCCGGCCGAGCCTGTGCCGGGAGGCGCAGCGCCTGGGCCGCATGCTGGCGGCGCTTAGCCCGGAGGATCAAGAGGTCTTCGGCCTGCTCGCCCTGATGGAAATCCAGGCGTCGCGCCTGGCGGCGCGCATCGGGCCGGACGGTGGCTTCGTACCGCTAACCGAGCAGAATCGTACACGCTGGGACCAATTGCTGATCCGCCGCGGCCTTGATGCGCTGGCCCGCGCCGAAGCCCTGGGGGGCGATGCCCCCTATGCGCTGCAAGCCGCGCTTGCGGCCTGCCATGCACGCGCGCGAAAGGCGGCCGATACCGACTGGCCCCGCATCGCAGCGCTTTATGATCGACTGCGCGCCGTGATGCCCTCGCCGGTGGTCGATCTTAATCGAGCGATCGCCCATAGCATGGCGTTCGGGCCGGAAGCGGGCCTGAAGCTGATCGACGAGATTGCCGACGCCGATGCGTTGCGCAACTATGCGCCATTGCCGGCGGCACGCGGCGATTTCCTGTTTCGGGCCGGCCGGCCGGCCGAGGCCCGTCCCGAATTCGAGGCCGCGGCCAGACTCACCCGCAATTCGCGGGAAGCGGCTTTTCTCCTCGCCCGTGCGGACGCTTGTAACTAA
- a CDS encoding glycoside hydrolase family 88 protein, whose product MILRPLAALALAQLLTVPAFGQASPRAAQPAAREAIETATKLAKWQLARIADATHVSRITTETRNPRAWEQAVFWIGMTALADAGADAGADAGADAGADAGKRREIRQAILDMGRANQWLPARRPFHADDLVITQSYLWAAQHGAGAAALAPTRKAFDYVVTHKPRVTLAFYQPPSGYDDTECLTRWCWCDALFMAPPAMIELSRQTGDRRFRDYAMQEYWATTDFLFDPAEHLFYRDSRFFGRRDDKNRKQFWSRGNGWVFASMPRIIPLLAPGSADRIRMEKLFREMAAKLKTLQKADGYWAPSLLAPEDSPPESSGTGFYTYGMAWGIKAGLLDRREYEPVVRRGWTALTRAIQPDGRLGWVQQVSDQPERVEASDTQFYGVGAFLLAATAVAAL is encoded by the coding sequence ATGATCCTGCGTCCGCTCGCCGCGCTTGCACTGGCGCAACTCCTGACCGTGCCTGCCTTTGGTCAAGCGTCTCCCCGGGCCGCCCAACCCGCGGCACGGGAGGCGATCGAAACCGCAACCAAGCTCGCCAAATGGCAGCTCGCCCGGATAGCGGATGCGACGCATGTGTCGCGCATTACCACCGAGACGCGCAATCCGCGCGCCTGGGAACAGGCGGTGTTTTGGATCGGCATGACCGCGCTGGCCGATGCCGGGGCCGATGCCGGGGCCGATGCCGGGGCCGATGCCGGGGCCGATGCCGGAAAGCGGCGCGAAATCCGTCAGGCGATTCTCGACATGGGCCGGGCCAATCAATGGCTGCCGGCGCGCCGACCCTTTCACGCCGACGATCTGGTTATCACCCAATCCTATCTGTGGGCGGCGCAGCACGGTGCCGGAGCCGCCGCGCTGGCGCCGACGCGTAAGGCCTTCGATTATGTCGTCACGCATAAACCCCGGGTGACGCTGGCCTTCTACCAGCCGCCCTCGGGCTATGACGACACCGAATGCCTGACGCGCTGGTGCTGGTGCGACGCGCTGTTCATGGCGCCGCCGGCAATGATCGAGCTGTCCCGCCAGACCGGCGACCGCCGTTTCCGCGACTATGCGATGCAGGAATATTGGGCGACGACCGACTTTCTGTTCGATCCGGCCGAACACCTCTTCTACCGCGACAGCCGCTTTTTCGGGCGCCGCGACGACAAGAACCGCAAGCAATTCTGGAGCCGCGGCAATGGCTGGGTATTCGCCAGCATGCCGCGCATCATCCCGCTGCTGGCGCCGGGCAGCGCCGATCGCATCCGGATGGAGAAGCTGTTCCGCGAAATGGCGGCAAAGCTGAAGACACTGCAGAAAGCCGACGGCTATTGGGCGCCGTCGCTGCTGGCGCCCGAGGATTCGCCGCCCGAATCCAGCGGCACCGGCTTCTACACCTATGGCATGGCCTGGGGAATCAAGGCGGGGCTGCTCGACCGCCGCGAATATGAGCCAGTGGTTCGGCGCGGCTGGACGGCGCTCACTCGCGCGATCCAGCCGGACGGGCGTCTCGGCTGGGTGCAGCAGGTGAGCGACCAGCCCGAGCGCGTGGAGGCGAGCGACACCCAATTCTACGGCGTCGGTGCCTTTCTGCTGGCGGCCACGGCCGTCGCCGCGCTCTGA
- a CDS encoding TonB-dependent receptor, translating to MKLLNTTAVARALLATGLVFAGGGQALAQDASSNQAPSSEQAGPSTTDQSIATGEDIVVTAQKREERVQDIPLAVQVISGQTLEAQGIREFSELTRAAPSLLVRSAEHPVNASVSIRGIGTFAFSPSVEPSVAVQIDDVPVQFLARAFADLSDIERIEVLRGPQSTLYGRAASAGLLNIVTQGPTSELSGRISGLATTDSEYGLSGSLSGPISPTLGFRVSANYDNFKGNVRNLFNGDKVNGREILSLRGKLVWDPTDTLSFTAQVGYIDGHTTIGRPFIRVSPAARLRGVPAYDASVFAPGVTFGEDNTDVVNNVTSGTDYTDFSQSLRGSLDLGFASLVSITAWDHFKQFDILDQDESAIAALDNTQAGTFNVHSFSQELRLVSPGTQPFRYTFGLFYSNLDVTRDFKRGPFFSVADWYATNGNKQYAAFGQLEYDIIEGTTLIGGARVGRNKIYVTFQERTGLRPYFAGDNPETYETYKLGIQQKFTPDIMAFFTYATGHKGEAYDVGTGFNAGRLDPVRPETSKDWQLGIKTQFADRRVTLNATLFNTTFDDFQAQGIETIESPTGSTTNFRLTNVGKLRTRGVEIEGSVRAGDDLNFSGGVTYTDAKILSFPFAQCYPGQSLAQGCVGSPARQNLAGYRPAQAPEWKLSLSGDYTPPLTSSLDGVVQAAFNYQSKFNFGINNDPETIQKGYGILNLSLGVREHDKKWEVVAFVNNAFDKQYFFNMNNSYGNQGNAQAIQSNLPRDFRRYGGIRLSAKF from the coding sequence ATGAAATTGCTCAACACCACGGCAGTGGCGCGCGCGCTGCTCGCCACCGGTCTCGTATTCGCGGGCGGGGGCCAGGCTCTTGCGCAGGACGCGTCTTCCAATCAGGCCCCATCTTCCGAACAGGCTGGACCTTCCACAACCGACCAGAGCATCGCCACGGGCGAAGATATCGTGGTCACCGCGCAGAAGCGTGAGGAACGCGTCCAGGACATCCCCCTCGCCGTGCAGGTCATCAGCGGCCAGACGCTGGAGGCGCAGGGAATCCGGGAATTCTCCGAACTGACCCGCGCCGCGCCCTCGCTGCTCGTCCGGTCGGCCGAACATCCGGTGAACGCGTCGGTATCGATCCGTGGTATCGGCACCTTCGCCTTCTCGCCCAGTGTCGAACCGAGCGTCGCGGTCCAGATCGACGACGTCCCGGTGCAGTTTCTTGCGCGTGCCTTCGCTGACCTTTCGGACATCGAACGGATCGAGGTTCTTCGCGGACCGCAGAGCACGCTCTACGGGCGCGCCGCATCGGCGGGCCTGCTGAATATCGTGACGCAGGGGCCGACCTCCGAGTTGAGCGGCCGGATCAGCGGCCTGGCCACGACGGATAGCGAATACGGACTCAGCGGTTCCTTGTCGGGACCGATCTCGCCGACGCTGGGCTTCCGCGTCAGCGCGAACTACGACAATTTCAAGGGCAATGTCCGCAACCTGTTCAACGGCGACAAGGTCAACGGACGCGAGATTCTCTCGCTCCGTGGCAAGCTGGTGTGGGATCCGACCGATACGCTGAGCTTCACGGCGCAGGTCGGCTATATCGACGGCCACACCACGATCGGACGCCCGTTCATTCGCGTTTCGCCGGCGGCCCGGCTCCGCGGCGTTCCTGCCTATGATGCTTCGGTATTCGCCCCCGGTGTGACGTTCGGCGAGGACAATACCGACGTCGTCAACAACGTCACGTCGGGCACGGATTATACCGACTTCAGCCAGTCGCTGCGCGGCTCGCTCGATCTTGGTTTCGCCTCGCTCGTGTCGATCACGGCGTGGGACCATTTCAAGCAGTTCGATATTCTCGACCAGGATGAGTCGGCGATCGCCGCCCTCGACAACACCCAGGCCGGCACCTTCAACGTGCATTCCTTTTCACAGGAACTGCGACTGGTGTCGCCGGGCACTCAGCCGTTCCGCTATACTTTCGGCCTGTTCTATTCGAACCTTGATGTGACGCGCGATTTCAAACGCGGTCCCTTCTTCTCGGTCGCGGACTGGTACGCCACCAACGGCAACAAGCAATACGCCGCTTTCGGTCAGCTCGAATATGACATCATCGAGGGCACCACGCTCATCGGCGGTGCACGTGTCGGCCGCAACAAGATCTATGTGACTTTCCAGGAGCGGACGGGTCTCCGACCTTATTTCGCGGGCGACAATCCGGAAACATATGAAACCTACAAGCTCGGCATCCAGCAGAAATTCACGCCCGACATCATGGCGTTCTTCACTTACGCTACGGGTCACAAGGGCGAAGCCTATGACGTCGGGACCGGGTTCAACGCGGGGCGGCTGGATCCGGTCCGTCCCGAAACCTCCAAGGATTGGCAGCTCGGCATCAAGACACAGTTCGCCGACCGCCGGGTGACGCTGAACGCGACGCTGTTCAACACGACGTTCGACGATTTCCAGGCGCAAGGTATCGAGACGATTGAAAGCCCCACTGGAAGCACCACCAATTTCCGCCTGACGAACGTCGGCAAGCTGCGCACACGGGGCGTCGAGATCGAAGGCTCGGTGCGCGCTGGCGACGATCTGAATTTTTCGGGCGGCGTTACCTATACCGATGCGAAGATCCTCTCCTTCCCCTTTGCGCAATGCTATCCGGGGCAATCCCTCGCTCAGGGTTGCGTCGGCAGCCCGGCTCGACAGAATCTCGCGGGCTACCGCCCCGCACAGGCACCGGAATGGAAGCTTTCGCTCAGCGGCGACTATACGCCGCCGCTCACCTCCTCGCTGGACGGCGTCGTGCAGGCTGCCTTTAACTATCAGAGCAAATTCAACTTCGGGATCAACAACGATCCCGAGACGATCCAGAAGGGTTATGGCATCCTGAACCTGTCGCTCGGCGTGCGCGAGCATGACAAAAAATGGGAGGTCGTGGCGTTCGTGAACAATGCCTTCGACAAGCAGTATTTCTTCAATATGAATAACTCATATGGAAACCAGGGCAACGCCCAGGCCATCCAGAGCAATCTGCCGCGTGATTTTCGGCGCTATGGCGGGATTCGTTTGTCCGCCAAGTTCTAA
- the kduI gene encoding 5-dehydro-4-deoxy-D-glucuronate isomerase: protein MFQKTYYATHPDMMAGASNEDLRDRYLVSGLFRPGEIILNYSHGERFIIGGAVPADGPLALPVRSEPPSDAGRPLLERREMSVVNIGSSAGTVTVDGQAFELAPREALYIPMNAADVTFAGDGARFYLLSVPAHRALTLHKLALSDVVPMERGSLETANERSIYQLILPHTCASASLCLGMTILKPGSVWNTMPPHVHERRSEIYLYFDLPEDDRVFHYMGEPDALRHIVMANEEVVISPPWSVHMGAGTRAYSFIWAMAGENLDYNDMNVVDICQLS, encoded by the coding sequence GTGTTTCAAAAGACCTATTATGCCACCCATCCGGACATGATGGCGGGTGCCAGCAATGAAGACCTGCGTGACCGCTATCTCGTGAGCGGCCTGTTCCGGCCGGGCGAAATCATTCTCAACTATTCGCACGGAGAGCGTTTCATCATCGGTGGTGCCGTGCCCGCGGATGGTCCGCTTGCGCTGCCCGTGCGTTCCGAGCCGCCCAGCGACGCCGGGCGTCCGCTGCTCGAGCGGCGCGAGATGAGCGTGGTCAATATCGGATCGAGCGCAGGCACGGTGACCGTGGACGGGCAGGCGTTCGAACTCGCGCCGCGCGAGGCGCTCTATATCCCGATGAACGCGGCCGATGTGACGTTTGCCGGTGACGGTGCACGCTTCTACTTGCTGAGCGTCCCCGCGCACCGCGCGCTTACGCTGCACAAGCTGGCGCTTTCCGATGTGGTGCCGATGGAGCGCGGCAGCCTGGAGACTGCGAACGAGCGCAGCATCTATCAGTTGATCCTGCCGCACACTTGCGCCAGCGCTTCGCTGTGCCTGGGCATGACGATCCTCAAGCCCGGCAGCGTATGGAACACCATGCCGCCGCACGTCCATGAACGGCGCTCCGAAATCTATCTCTATTTCGATTTGCCGGAGGACGACCGGGTGTTCCACTATATGGGTGAGCCTGACGCGCTGCGGCATATCGTCATGGCGAACGAGGAGGTCGTGATCTCGCCGCCCTGGTCGGTTCATATGGGCGCCGGGACGCGCGCCTATAGTTTTATCTGGGCGATGGCGGGAGAGAATCTCGATTATAACGACATGAACGTGGTGGACATTTGTCAGTTGAGCTGA
- a CDS encoding carotenoid oxygenase family protein has protein sequence MSQMSDFFAPQAFEADVIDCPVEGILPAGLSGAFVRVGGDWAFPPKHADDSVFNQDGYISRFRFKNGRVDYRGRWIDTERLRNNRAAGRQLYGYYRNPYDCDPMVANVEQPWRNTVANTSVEAHAGRLFALKEDAHPIEIDPITLETRGFHDFGGAYASQTFTAHPKIDPVTGEMLTFGYEATGLASDDLFFYCIDKAGHVTRETRLKMPYVSMVHDWAITERHVIFPVFGYVTDIERLRAGKIHWTWDSDAPTYFGILPRDGDARDLRWFKGPTRAVVHTFNAYTVGDKVILEAPMFESNPFPFFPFADGSKWDPVKSRSFIRRLTFDLGSKDDGFVEEIVFPDIPVVDLGRVDERFLGRKTRYAYTSFNDETKPLDRAQLGTGVKRITNSYGVFDMQDRTMRSFFAGPTHALQEVTFVPRHAGAAEGDGWLIGTASNYAEMRTELIVADAQHPEDGAVARVILPFRSNVQVHGRWYHDNQLDFG, from the coding sequence ATGTCGCAGATGAGTGATTTCTTCGCGCCCCAGGCGTTCGAGGCCGACGTGATCGACTGCCCGGTCGAGGGAATTCTGCCCGCGGGACTAAGCGGTGCGTTCGTGCGCGTCGGCGGGGACTGGGCCTTTCCGCCCAAGCATGCCGACGATTCCGTGTTCAACCAGGACGGCTATATCAGCCGCTTCCGCTTCAAGAATGGCCGGGTCGATTATCGCGGGCGCTGGATTGACACCGAGCGGCTGCGCAACAATCGCGCCGCCGGGCGCCAGCTCTATGGCTATTACCGCAACCCCTATGATTGCGATCCGATGGTGGCGAATGTCGAACAGCCATGGCGCAACACCGTCGCGAACACGAGTGTGGAGGCGCATGCCGGTCGGCTCTTCGCGCTTAAGGAAGATGCGCACCCGATCGAGATCGATCCGATCACGCTGGAGACGCGCGGCTTTCACGATTTCGGCGGCGCCTATGCCAGCCAGACCTTCACCGCGCACCCGAAGATCGACCCTGTCACCGGCGAGATGCTGACCTTCGGGTACGAGGCGACCGGCCTCGCCAGCGACGACCTGTTCTTCTACTGCATCGACAAGGCGGGCCACGTGACTCGCGAGACGCGGTTGAAGATGCCCTATGTCAGCATGGTCCATGACTGGGCGATCACCGAACGCCACGTCATCTTTCCGGTGTTCGGCTATGTCACGGATATCGAGCGGCTGCGCGCGGGCAAGATCCACTGGACGTGGGATTCGGATGCGCCGACCTATTTCGGGATCTTGCCGCGTGATGGCGACGCTCGCGACTTGCGCTGGTTCAAGGGACCGACGCGCGCGGTGGTCCACACGTTCAACGCCTATACGGTGGGCGACAAGGTGATACTGGAAGCGCCGATGTTCGAATCCAATCCGTTCCCCTTCTTTCCCTTCGCCGACGGATCGAAATGGGATCCCGTGAAGAGCCGCTCATTCATTCGCCGACTGACGTTCGACTTGGGGTCGAAGGATGACGGCTTTGTCGAGGAAATCGTCTTTCCCGATATCCCGGTGGTCGATCTCGGCCGCGTGGACGAACGCTTTCTCGGCCGCAAGACACGCTATGCCTACACGTCGTTCAACGACGAGACGAAACCGCTCGATCGTGCTCAGCTGGGTACGGGGGTGAAGCGCATCACCAATAGCTATGGGGTGTTCGACATGCAGGATCGGACGATGCGCTCGTTCTTCGCCGGGCCGACGCACGCCTTGCAGGAAGTGACCTTCGTGCCACGCCATGCCGGCGCGGCGGAAGGCGATGGGTGGCTGATCGGTACCGCCAGCAACTATGCCGAGATGCGTACCGAATTGATCGTCGCGGATGCGCAGCACCCCGAGGACGGGGCGGTCGCGCGAGTGATCCTGCCGTTCCGCTCCAACGTGCAGGTCCATGGCCGCTGGTATCACGACAACCAGCTGGATTTCGGATGA
- a CDS encoding TonB-dependent receptor gives MASVSIPQNSTIGNAALNPERADTTTFGVVLEPRFIPGLTISVDYFDINVQDAITTVAAATAGPLCSLGQAYFCSLFTFSGNTPTAFRSNYINAATVRPKGIDIAGNYRLPLNRLNGGWQGSLTLAFTGTYNISYDSNLGNGSSTIDYAGDNSNVGVVKFRSNTSLTYASGGFAATGQVTTLSGGAIDKTANLSRSTSINTNRVPAVAYVNLQFSQEIDDHFRLFGGVNNLLDKDPPALPSATLFTLTNGAYYDTIGRTFTVGASVKF, from the coding sequence ATGGCATCGGTGAGCATCCCGCAAAACTCCACCATCGGCAACGCGGCGCTCAATCCCGAACGGGCCGATACGACGACGTTCGGCGTCGTGCTCGAACCGCGCTTCATCCCTGGCCTGACGATCAGCGTCGATTATTTCGACATCAACGTGCAGGACGCGATCACCACGGTCGCGGCGGCGACGGCGGGGCCGCTGTGCAGCCTGGGCCAGGCGTATTTCTGTTCGCTGTTCACCTTTTCGGGCAACACGCCGACCGCGTTCCGGTCGAACTATATCAACGCCGCGACCGTCCGTCCCAAGGGCATCGACATCGCCGGCAATTACCGCCTGCCGCTCAACCGGCTGAACGGCGGCTGGCAGGGCAGCCTGACGCTGGCGTTCACCGGCACCTATAACATCAGCTATGACAGCAACCTGGGCAATGGTTCGTCGACGATCGACTATGCCGGCGACAACAGCAACGTCGGGGTCGTCAAATTTCGCTCGAACACGTCGTTGACCTATGCATCGGGCGGTTTCGCGGCAACCGGACAAGTCACCACGCTGTCGGGCGGCGCGATCGACAAGACGGCGAACCTCAGCCGATCGACCTCGATCAACACCAACCGCGTACCGGCCGTCGCCTATGTCAATTTGCAGTTCAGTCAGGAGATCGACGATCACTTCCGTCTCTTCGGCGGGGTCAACAACCTGCTCGACAAGGATCCGCCCGCCTTGCCCTCGGCGACGCTCTTCACCCTGACGAACGGCGCCTATTACGACACCATCGGTCGAACCTTTACGGTCGGCGCCAGCGTGAAGTTCTGA
- a CDS encoding MmgE/PrpD family protein: MDRRAFVTAAALGAGAATLPFPAASQNAVNGAPRPSPRPLRHPRPSAADGGVSATIAAHVATARFADLDATTIRNAKLRLIDLIGCAIGGLRGEGSAALAAVVSGVVAGGGEREGGTASVFGTGQRAAARDAAMANAVLARTFDFEVMTVVVDGLQVPSHHAPTTVMTALALAEQHRVDGQAFLTALAIGDDLAARTLAASGIDFNDGWDGAPLHSTMAAAAIAARVAGLDAVRTRHAIALAADTIHGTVQSIWDGGNAWKVQQGAAARNGILAAELAAAGWSGMADPLMAPCGFYGQFTPGAARPELLTGRLGRDWHGEIYFKPWPSCAANHPTIECALALRDREQLAPGDIASVRLMVAPHILNLFIAKPLELGPSAHSQANFNIYFACATALLHGDLRQEHYSPAALRQPALRSLIARITLAPLPPGARGVVLEVRRTNGQVVTEALPGKPRRYPDVAGSTRAEVEAKFHQQVAFAGNIAAGKANAIIDRIDRVERERDMADFARLLADTIRFPRT; this comes from the coding sequence ATGGATCGGCGTGCCTTTGTGACGGCGGCGGCGCTCGGCGCGGGCGCGGCAACGCTGCCGTTCCCGGCCGCGTCGCAAAATGCCGTGAACGGTGCCCCCCGTCCGTCGCCCCGTCCGCTGCGCCATCCGCGCCCGAGCGCCGCGGACGGCGGCGTCAGCGCGACGATCGCCGCGCATGTGGCGACCGCGCGGTTCGCCGATCTCGACGCGACGACGATCCGCAACGCCAAGCTGCGGCTGATCGACCTGATCGGGTGCGCAATCGGCGGCTTGCGCGGCGAAGGCAGTGCCGCGCTGGCTGCGGTCGTGTCGGGGGTCGTGGCGGGCGGCGGTGAGCGTGAGGGCGGGACGGCGAGCGTGTTCGGAACCGGGCAGCGCGCGGCGGCTCGCGACGCGGCGATGGCCAACGCCGTCCTTGCCCGCACGTTCGATTTCGAGGTGATGACCGTCGTCGTCGACGGGCTGCAGGTGCCGTCGCATCATGCGCCGACGACGGTGATGACCGCGCTGGCGCTGGCCGAACAGCACCGGGTCGATGGTCAGGCGTTCCTGACCGCGCTGGCGATCGGCGACGATCTGGCGGCGCGCACGCTGGCGGCGTCAGGCATCGATTTCAACGATGGATGGGACGGCGCGCCGCTGCATTCGACCATGGCCGCCGCCGCAATCGCCGCCCGAGTGGCCGGACTGGACGCGGTGCGCACGCGGCACGCGATCGCCCTCGCGGCCGACACCATCCACGGCACGGTGCAAAGCATCTGGGACGGTGGCAATGCATGGAAGGTCCAGCAAGGGGCCGCAGCGCGCAACGGTATTCTGGCCGCCGAACTGGCCGCGGCGGGCTGGTCCGGCATGGCCGATCCCCTGATGGCGCCGTGCGGTTTCTATGGCCAGTTCACGCCCGGCGCCGCCCGACCCGAATTGCTGACCGGGCGGCTGGGTCGCGATTGGCATGGCGAAATCTACTTCAAGCCCTGGCCCTCATGCGCGGCCAACCATCCGACAATCGAATGCGCATTGGCGCTGCGCGACCGCGAACAGCTTGCCCCCGGTGACATCGCTTCGGTGCGCCTGATGGTCGCGCCGCACATCCTGAACCTGTTCATCGCCAAGCCGCTCGAACTGGGCCCGTCCGCGCACAGCCAGGCGAATTTCAACATCTATTTCGCCTGCGCGACCGCGCTGCTGCACGGTGACCTGCGCCAGGAGCATTATAGCCCGGCCGCGCTGCGCCAGCCTGCGCTGCGCTCGCTCATCGCGCGCATAACGCTTGCCCCGCTGCCACCGGGCGCACGGGGTGTCGTGCTGGAAGTGCGGCGCACCAACGGGCAGGTCGTCACCGAAGCGCTGCCGGGCAAGCCGCGACGTTATCCGGACGTCGCCGGCTCGACCCGCGCCGAGGTGGAAGCAAAGTTCCACCAGCAAGTCGCCTTTGCCGGCAACATCGCCGCCGGGAAGGCGAACGCCATTATCGACCGCATCGACCGGGTCGAGCGCGAGCGGGACATGGCGGACTTCGCCCGACTACTCGCCGACACGATCCGCTTTCCAAGGACATGA
- a CDS encoding YciI family protein — protein MRVIVFVKATEDSEKGFFPTPETNEMMEAMGKYNDELVNAGIMLAADGLKPSSDGKRIAFDGPGRTVIDGPFAETRELVAGFWLWEVKDMDEAVAWVKRCPNPMPGPSEIEIRPLYEMADLQ, from the coding sequence ATGCGTGTGATTGTGTTCGTGAAGGCAACCGAGGACAGCGAAAAAGGCTTTTTCCCCACACCCGAGACGAACGAGATGATGGAGGCGATGGGCAAATATAATGATGAGCTGGTCAATGCCGGCATCATGCTTGCCGCCGATGGTCTCAAACCATCCTCGGATGGCAAGCGGATCGCGTTCGATGGTCCCGGCCGGACGGTCATCGACGGGCCTTTCGCCGAAACCCGCGAGCTGGTCGCGGGCTTCTGGCTCTGGGAAGTCAAGGACATGGACGAAGCGGTCGCCTGGGTGAAACGCTGCCCCAATCCGATGCCGGGACCGAGCGAGATCGAAATCCGGCCGCTGTACGAAATGGCCGATTTGCAATGA
- a CDS encoding glutathione S-transferase family protein, with product MTITITAFERSPDRGKGLARDMRVRWALEEVGQPYDVRLVSFAEMKEPAHRALHPFGQIPTYEEGDLALFESGAIIFHLAERHAGLLPDDANGRARAIAWMFAALNTVEPPIFDCSLVQIFERDEPWYEKRLRAIDESIRKRLADLSRRLGDADWLDGAFSAGDLLMITVLLRLKASSNILDDYPNLAAYVARGEARPAYQRAFDAQLAVFNAASTG from the coding sequence ATGACCATCACCATCACCGCCTTTGAGCGGTCCCCCGATCGCGGCAAGGGACTGGCGCGCGACATGCGGGTGCGCTGGGCACTCGAAGAAGTGGGTCAGCCCTATGACGTTCGCCTCGTGTCGTTCGCCGAAATGAAGGAACCCGCGCACCGCGCGCTCCATCCGTTCGGGCAGATCCCGACCTATGAGGAAGGCGATCTCGCCTTGTTCGAATCCGGGGCGATCATCTTCCACCTCGCGGAGCGCCATGCCGGCCTGCTGCCCGACGATGCGAACGGCCGGGCGCGCGCGATCGCCTGGATGTTCGCTGCGCTCAACACGGTCGAGCCACCAATCTTCGACTGCAGCCTTGTGCAGATTTTCGAGCGCGACGAGCCCTGGTACGAGAAGCGTCTGCGCGCGATCGACGAGAGCATCCGGAAACGGCTCGCCGACCTGTCGCGCCGCCTTGGCGACGCCGACTGGCTCGATGGTGCGTTCAGCGCCGGCGACTTGCTGATGATAACGGTGCTGCTCAGGTTGAAGGCATCATCGAATATCCTGGACGACTATCCGAACCTCGCCGCCTATGTCGCGCGCGGCGAAGCGCGGCCCGCTTACCAGCGTGCTTTCGACGCTCAATTGGCGGTTTTCAACGCCGCATCGACCGGCTGA